One genomic window of Roseobacter ponti includes the following:
- the nrdR gene encoding transcriptional regulator NrdR, which yields MRCPFCGNIDTQVKDSRPAEDHVSIRRRRFCPACGGRFTTYERVQLRDLVVIKSNGKREDFDRDKLERSIRISMQKRPIDPERIDQMISGIVRRLESMGETDINSKQIGEIVMEALARIDTVAYVRFASVYKNFQAADDFDKFVSELRPDVPPEE from the coding sequence ATGCGCTGCCCGTTTTGCGGAAACATCGATACCCAGGTGAAAGACAGCCGTCCCGCTGAAGACCATGTGTCCATCCGGCGCAGACGATTTTGCCCGGCCTGCGGGGGGCGGTTCACGACCTACGAACGGGTGCAGTTGCGGGACCTTGTGGTCATCAAATCCAACGGCAAACGTGAAGATTTCGACCGCGACAAGCTCGAGCGGTCTATCCGCATCTCAATGCAGAAACGACCGATTGATCCTGAGCGCATTGATCAGATGATTTCAGGAATCGTGCGGCGTCTTGAGAGCATGGGCGAGACCGACATCAATTCCAAACAGATCGGCGAGATCGTGATGGAAGCGCTGGCCCGGATCGATACAGTGGCCTATGTGCGGTTTGCCAGTGTTTACAAGAACTTCCAGGCCGCTGACGACTTTGATAAATTTGTGAGCGAGCTGCGGCCGGACGTGCCGCCCGAAGAGTGA